The genomic stretch TCCGTCAGCCCATTGATGGCATTGAGCGGGGTGCGGATTTCATGGCTCATGTTGGCCAGGAAGTCGCTCTTGGCCTTGTTGGCGCGTTCGGCTTCGTTCTTTGCTGTTTCCAGCTCGGAGGTGCGCGAGCGGACCTGGTTTTCCAGGCCGAGCTGGTACTGGCGCAGTTTTGCGGAGGATTCCTGGAGCTTTTCCGCCGTGCGGTTCACGGAGGCGGCAAGCTGGGCGATCTCGTCGGAACCGCGCACTTCGATGCGTGCGGAAAAATCCCCCTGGCCGAGCTTCTGGAGCGCATCCGTGAACCGGGCGAGCCAGCGTTTGAGCACGCGGCTGAAAAGCAGGCTCAGCAGCAGCACGCTCAACAGGGACAGGGTTCCGGCCAGGAGGAGGCTGCGCTGCACGCCCGCCACTGCCGCGTACGCCTGGTCGCTGTTCTGAAGCAGCACCACGCGCCAGCCCGTGTGCACGTCGTTGGCCTGCTCTCCGTCCACGTCGGAAAAGGCGCCGACGAGCAAGGCCGGTCCATCTTCCGTGAGCAGGGTGCCGTTGCCCTGCTTCTGCAGTCGGTCGCGCAGTTCGCCTTGGGCCAGGGGATGCAGGAGCTGATTGGAATCGTTGGAAGCGACGACCACGCTGGACGAATCCACGATCATGGCCCAACCTTCGGGGCCGAGGTCCACGTCGTGGACAACGTCCCAGACGGGCGTCATGCTCAGGTGGCCGACCACGACGCCGATGATGCGGCCGGTGACCGGATTGACCAGCGGAGCCGACGCGGTCATGACCACGTCGAAGGGGTAGAGCATGGCGTGCGCGCCGTAGAAGCCGCTCTTGCCGAGCATGGCGTGCTTGAACCAGAGCGTCTCGGCCCAGCTGCCGCGGAAGGAGTTGCTGATGGAGGCGCGCACGCGTCCAGCCTTGTCGAGGACGGTGATATCCTTGAGTATGGGATGGAAGCGATTGGTCTTGAGCAGCTCCTGGCGCACGGATTCCCCGTCGACTTCCAGGGACGTCAGGACTGGACTGCGCGCGAGCAGATTCAGGCTGCGCACCCCTTCGTTGACCGTGCGCTGCACGTCCTTCCCGACCTGCGCGCTGAGCGCGAGCAGCGAACGGTTCGTGCTTTCCCGCATGGATTCTTCCAGGTGGAAGAAGGTGTGGCCGACCATGGTCAAAAGGGGCACGAGTCCCATGAGCAGCAGGAGCAGGCCGATTTTGAGGTGCAGGCGCATCGTCTACTTCGCCGTCCGCAGTTCCGCCCAGGCGGCGAGCCGTTCGCGCATGGATTCAGGGGAGATGGGCTCGACGTGTTCGCAGCGGTTCTGCACCTCGCGCGGCGGAAACACCTCGGGCGCATTGCGGATTTCTGCCGGGAGCAGGTCGATGGCCGGGAGATTGACCGGCTGATACCAGAGATATTCGGCGTTGCGGGCCATGACCGATGGGTCGTGCAGGTAATTGATGAAGCGCTGGGCAGCGTCCGGATGGGGGGCGTTCCGGGGAACCACGAGGCAGTCCACCCAAATGCTCGCGCCCTCCACAGGCACGAAATAGCGCAGCGCGGGATTGCTTTCCACGGCGGCCATGGCGTCGCCGTTGTACAGTTGCGCGGCCCAAAGCTCGCCGGAGGCCATTTTGGAGACTATGGTAACGGGATCGTAGTATCCGGCCAGCAGGGGCCGCTGGGCCAGCAGCCTGTCCCTCATCGCCTCGATCTGTTCCGGATCTTCGGTATTGATGCTGTACCCCAGGGACTTGAAGCCCGCGTTGATCACGTCCATGCTGTTGTCCAGCATGGCGATGCGCCCCTTGTACGCGGGGTTCCAGAGTACGTCCCAGCTGTTCGCGTCGTCGGGAACATGCTCCGAGTTCACGATGACCCCGCCTGTTCCGAGCATGTAGGGAGCCGCTACGATTTCGTCGCCGTGGGGCGCGAAGAAATAGGGGTGGGCCTTGGCGTTGGCCAGATTGGGAATCAGGACGGGATCGAGCTCCTGCAGCAGCTTGGCCTGTTGAAGCTCCAGCACGATGTTGTCGCTGACGACCACGAGGTCCACGCCGGAAAGGCCCGATTGCAGCGCGGCCAGGATGTCGTCCTCGTCCTTGTAGGTGTAGAGATTGATTTTGATGCCCGTTGTCTTTTCGAATTCCGTGATCAATTCCAGGAGGATGTAGTCTTCCCAGTTGTAGAAGTTCAGGGTCGCGGAATCGG from Paucidesulfovibrio longus DSM 6739 encodes the following:
- a CDS encoding ABC transporter substrate-binding protein; amino-acid sequence: MRIHTRRIFSILLAAFLLVSCSEQDRPATPAPDSATLNFYNWEDYILLELITEFEKTTGIKINLYTYKDEDDILAALQSGLSGVDLVVVSDNIVLELQQAKLLQELDPVLIPNLANAKAHPYFFAPHGDEIVAAPYMLGTGGVIVNSEHVPDDANSWDVLWNPAYKGRIAMLDNSMDVINAGFKSLGYSINTEDPEQIEAMRDRLLAQRPLLAGYYDPVTIVSKMASGELWAAQLYNGDAMAAVESNPALRYFVPVEGASIWVDCLVVPRNAPHPDAAQRFINYLHDPSVMARNAEYLWYQPVNLPAIDLLPAEIRNAPEVFPPREVQNRCEHVEPISPESMRERLAAWAELRTAK